A genomic region of Oryza glaberrima chromosome 1, OglaRS2, whole genome shotgun sequence contains the following coding sequences:
- the LOC127752414 gene encoding serine/threonine-protein kinase AFC3 translates to MESSRSRKRARQDWDGAGAPPPPAERAVVARGGASPPWRDDDRDGHYVFDLGENLNRRYKILSKMGEGTFGRVLECWDRETHEYVAIKVVRSIRKYRDAAMIEIDVLNRLAENERYRSLCVQIQGWFDYRNHICIVFEKLGPSLYDFLKRNRYQPFPVELVREFGRQLLESVAYMHELRLIHTDLKPENILLVSSEYIRVPGSKKNSQDEMHFKCLPKSSAIKLIDFGSTAFDNQEHSSIVSTRHYRAPEIILGLGWSFPCDLWSVGCILVELCSGEALFQTHENLEHLAMMERVLGPLPEHMIRKASSSAQKYFRRGVRLNWPEGAVSRESIRAVKKLDRLKDLVARKADHSRAVLADLLYGLLKFEPSERLTAQEALDHPFFRNTT, encoded by the exons ATGGAGTCGTCGCGGTCGCGGAAGCGGGCCCGCCAGGActgggacggcgccggcgcgccgccgccgccggcggagcggGCGGTG GTGGCGAGGggcggcgcgtcgccgccgtggagggACGACGACCGCGACGGGCACTACGTGTTCGACCTCGGCGAGAACTTGAACCGACGAT ACAAAATCTTGAGCAAAATGGGAGAAG gTACTTTTGGGCGTGTTTTGGAATGCTGGGACCGTGAAACACATGAATATGTCGCAATAAAAGTTGTTCGTAGCATCCGCAAGTACAGGGATGCTGCAATGATTGAGATCGATGTGCTCAACCGCCTTGCAGAAAATGAGAGATACAGATCACT CTGTGTCCAGATTCAAGGATGGTTTGACTATCGCAATCATATATGCATT GTTTTTGAGAAGCTTGGGCCAAGCTTGTATGATTTTCTAAAGAGAAATAGATACCAACCTTTCCCTGTGGAACTTGTGCGGGAGTTTGGACGGCAACTGTTGGAATCTGTAGCAT ATATGCATGAATTACGCCTTATTCACACTGATCTGAAGCCAGAAAACATACTCCTTGTGTCTTCGGAGTATATAAGGGTTCCAGGTTCCAAG AAGAATTCACAAGATGAGATGCATTTCAAGTGCTTACCAAAGTCCAGTGCCATAAAGCTGATAGATTTTGGTAGTACCGCCTTTGATAATCAGGAACATAGCTCGATTGTTTCTACAAGGCATTACAGAGCACCTGAAATAATCTTAG GCTTAGGGTGGAGTTTCCCTTGTGACCTTTGGAGTGTCGGATGCATCCTTGTTGAGCTATGCTCG GGGGAAGCATTGTTTCAAACACATGAGAACCTTGAGCACTTAGCAATGATGGAGAGGGTTTTGGGTCCACTCCCAGAACACATGATAAGGAAAGCCAG TTCATCAGCTCAGAAATATTTTAGACGAGGAGTGCGTCTAAATTGGCCTGAAGGTGCTGTTTCAAGAGAGAGTATCAGAGCAGTCAAAAAACTAGATCGGCTAAAG GACTTAGTGGCGAGGAAGGCTGATCATTCAAGGGCGGTGCTGGCAGACTTGTTATATGGGCTTTTAAAATTTGAGCCATCAGAGCGTCTTACTGCCCAAGAAGCTCTAGACCATCCATTTTTCAGAAATACAACATGA